A window of the Acidobacteriota bacterium genome harbors these coding sequences:
- a CDS encoding DUF3604 domain-containing protein: MDIRRTLVLMFCGVVLGAPCAVAQDAPPPEALNREINYSPYPGQDWPNQVFYGDTHLHTSYSTDAGMVGCTLTPEDAYRFARGEEVI; the protein is encoded by the coding sequence ATGGACATCCGGCGAACGCTCGTTTTGATGTTTTGCGGAGTCGTGCTGGGAGCGCCGTGCGCCGTGGCGCAGGACGCGCCGCCGCCCGAAGCGCTCAACCGCGAGATCAACTACTCGCCCTACCCCGGCCAGGACTGGCCCAACCAGGTGTTCTACGGGGACACCCACCTGCACACGTCGTACTCGACCGACGCCGGCATGGTCGGGTGCACGCTGACACCCGAGGACGCCTACCGGTTCGCGAGGGGCGAGGAGGTCATC